Proteins from one Oncorhynchus gorbuscha isolate QuinsamMale2020 ecotype Even-year linkage group LG18, OgorEven_v1.0, whole genome shotgun sequence genomic window:
- the LOC124004072 gene encoding RING finger protein 208-like, with translation MGLMGEDMECCVCLQPYSRREKIPRMLHCKHTFCGLCLQAMSRLQSGLLTVCCPLCRWITCTEPNLTLAGSLWVNTEIWDQILDRQQEEEEEEEWKGANRQTQTTTQYRCSPSRHCGLRLKLQDFLRRMKHNVL, from the exons atgggTCTGATGGGCGAGGACATGGAGTGCTGTGTCTGCCTCCAGCCCTACTCTCGCAGGGAGAAGATCCCTCGGATGCTCCACTGTAAGCACACATTCTGTGGGCTGTGCTTGCAGGCGATGTCCAGGCTCCAAAGCGGCCTACTGACAGTCTGCTGCCCCCTGTGCCGTTGGATCACCTGCACCGAGCCCAACCTCACCCTGGCGGGGTCGCTGTGGGTTAACACTGAGATCTGGGACCAGATACTAGACAGacaacaggaagaggaggaggaggaagagtggaagggagctaacagacagacacagaccactacacagtacaGATG ttcTCCATCAAGGCATTGTGGCTTGAGGCTCAAACTTCAGGATTTCCTGAGGAGGATGAAGCACAATGTACTGTAA